A single genomic interval of Lynx canadensis isolate LIC74 chromosome A2, mLynCan4.pri.v2, whole genome shotgun sequence harbors:
- the LOC115527380 gene encoding GTPase IMAP family member 1-like isoform X2: MVGMGGRKMARDEENAYGSQDPDDQQPQAQERRLRLILAGRTGVGKSATGNSILGHRLFPSRLAATPVTRSCALGSRSWAGWRVEVTDTPDLFTAQGRRADPDCTERASCYLLSAPGPHALLLVTQLGRFTAQDEEAARGVRELFGAGVLARAVLVFTRREDLEGGSLHDYVRATDNRALRALVAECGGRVCALDNRAAGAERDAQVGELLALVERLALEHDGAPFTDDVYGLAWARRHARPEDTLRLVAARLAARGLGRGWGPQWGRGRRWVEAARRGWPLALLLLGGALLLVLLLLQRGAPGPD; the protein is encoded by the coding sequence GTTCCCAGGACCCGGACGACCAGCAGCCGCAGGCGCAGGAGCGCAGGCTCAGGCTCATCCTGGCCGGCAGGACCGGAGTGGGCAAGAGCGCCACGGGCAACAGCATCCTGGGCCACAGGCTCTTCCCGTCCAGGCTCGCGGCCACCCCGGTGACCAGAAGCTGCGCCCTGGGGAGCCGCAGCTGGGCCGGGTGGCGCGTGGAGGTCACCGACACCCCCGACCTCTTCACCGCCCAAGGCCGGCGCGCGGACCCGGACTGCACCGAGCGGGCCAGCTGCTACCTGCTCTCGGCGCCCGGGCCGCACGCGCTGCTGCTGGTCACGCAGCTGGGCCGCTTCACCGCCCAGGACGAGGAGGCGGCGCGCGGCGTCCGCGAGCTGTTCGGGGCCGGCGTCCTGGCGCGCGCCGTGCTCGTCTTCACGCGCCGGGAGGACCTGGAGGGGGGCTCGCTGCACGACTACGTGCGCGCCACCGACAACCGCGCGCTGCGGGCCCTGGTGGCCGAGTGCGGCGGCCGCGTGTGCGCCCTGGACAACCGGGCGGCGGGCGCCGAGCGCGATGCGCAGGTGGGCGAGCTGCTGGCGCTGGTGGAGCGGCTGGCGCTGGAGCACGACGGCGCGCCCTTCACCGACGACGTGTACGGCCTGGCGTGGGCCCGGCGCCACGCGCGTCCCGAGGACACGCTCCGTCTGGTGGCCGCGCGGCTGGCGGCCCGCggtctggggcgggggtggggtccgcagtgggggcgggggcggcgctgGGTGGAGGCCGCAAGGCGGGGGTGGCCGCTGGCGCTCCTGCTGCTGGGGGGCGCACTGTTACTTGTCCTGCTGCTTCTCCAGCGGGGGGCTCCAGGCCCAGATTGA
- the LOC115527380 gene encoding GTPase IMAP family member 1-like isoform X3, which produces MGGRKMARDEENAYGSQDPDDQQPQAQERRLRLILAGRTGVGKSATGNSILGHRLFPSRLAATPVTRSCALGSRSWAGWRVEVTDTPDLFTAQGRRADPDCTERASCYLLSAPGPHALLLVTQLGRFTAQDEEAARGVRELFGAGVLARAVLVFTRREDLEGGSLHDYVRATDNRALRALVAECGGRVCALDNRAAGAERDAQVGELLALVERLALEHDGAPFTDDVYGLAWARRHARPEDTLRLVAARLAARGLGRGWGPQWGRGRRWVEAARRGWPLALLLLGGALLLVLLLLQRGAPGPD; this is translated from the coding sequence GTTCCCAGGACCCGGACGACCAGCAGCCGCAGGCGCAGGAGCGCAGGCTCAGGCTCATCCTGGCCGGCAGGACCGGAGTGGGCAAGAGCGCCACGGGCAACAGCATCCTGGGCCACAGGCTCTTCCCGTCCAGGCTCGCGGCCACCCCGGTGACCAGAAGCTGCGCCCTGGGGAGCCGCAGCTGGGCCGGGTGGCGCGTGGAGGTCACCGACACCCCCGACCTCTTCACCGCCCAAGGCCGGCGCGCGGACCCGGACTGCACCGAGCGGGCCAGCTGCTACCTGCTCTCGGCGCCCGGGCCGCACGCGCTGCTGCTGGTCACGCAGCTGGGCCGCTTCACCGCCCAGGACGAGGAGGCGGCGCGCGGCGTCCGCGAGCTGTTCGGGGCCGGCGTCCTGGCGCGCGCCGTGCTCGTCTTCACGCGCCGGGAGGACCTGGAGGGGGGCTCGCTGCACGACTACGTGCGCGCCACCGACAACCGCGCGCTGCGGGCCCTGGTGGCCGAGTGCGGCGGCCGCGTGTGCGCCCTGGACAACCGGGCGGCGGGCGCCGAGCGCGATGCGCAGGTGGGCGAGCTGCTGGCGCTGGTGGAGCGGCTGGCGCTGGAGCACGACGGCGCGCCCTTCACCGACGACGTGTACGGCCTGGCGTGGGCCCGGCGCCACGCGCGTCCCGAGGACACGCTCCGTCTGGTGGCCGCGCGGCTGGCGGCCCGCggtctggggcgggggtggggtccgcagtgggggcgggggcggcgctgGGTGGAGGCCGCAAGGCGGGGGTGGCCGCTGGCGCTCCTGCTGCTGGGGGGCGCACTGTTACTTGTCCTGCTGCTTCTCCAGCGGGGGGCTCCAGGCCCAGATTGA